Part of the Halobellus ruber genome is shown below.
TTCGTCGGGCGGCGGCCCGGGCGGCGGCGACGCCGACATGACCCTGGCGTTCGAGCTAGAGGCGCTGCGGAACCTCGCGGATCCCAACGCGGTGTTCAACGACGCCCGACAGTGGACCGAGTACGTCGGCGTCGTGAGCGAAAAGCCCACCTACGTCGTGACCAACTTCACCCGGAAACACCGGATCCGACAGGACTTCTTCTCCGGGCCCCGGGGAGTGATCGAGAGCTTAGAGAACGTGCGCGAGCAGTTCGACACCGAGCGTCACGTTCTGGTCGGGACCGCAGACGACGATGCCGCGGCCGCCGACGCCGCGGGCTGGGAGTACCTTCCCTTCGAGCAGGCGGCCGACGCCGCGGGCTGGACGATCGCTGGCGACGACGACTCCGAGGATCCCTTCGAGTCCAGCGACCGCGACGACTGGCCCTGATACTGTCGGCGATAGTCCCGTGACGGATTTCGACACCCCGGGGTGTCGAAAATCTTCACGTAGTTATAGCCGACAGTATGAGCCGCCGGGACCCGGCTGTCCGCGTCCGGGCGCCGCGGCCGCCCCCCGAGCCGGGCGCTGCGTTCCGACTACCGGTGCCGTGTTCCGATTCCGGGCACCGCGTTCCGCCGCGATACCGGCATACGACACCGGGTTTGCGGCTCCTCCGCGCACTAACGAAAGCGTTAATCGAACCCGGTCCCTCGCGTTTCACGATGAGCCACCAGCTGCCTGACGTACAGGCGAGTCAACCCGATATCACTGTCGGGTTGAGTCAGGTCGGCGTCACGAACGTCGACAAACTCGTCAAGATCGCTCGGGACGACAAACGGCCGTTCGTCCTGATGGCGGAGTTCGAGGTCTTTGTCGACCTTCCGGGCGGTCGGAAGGGAATCGATATGAGCCGGAACATGCAGGTCATCGACGAGATCCTCGAGGACGCGGTCTCGGAGCCGACCTACCGGGTCGAGGATATGTGCGGCGACGTCGCCGAACGACTCCTCGAGAAACACGACTACACCTCGACCGCGGAGGTTCGGATGACGGCCGACTTCGTCGTTCGCGAGGACACCCCCGCAAGCGAACTGCCGACCCAGAGCACGATCACCATCGTCGCCAGCGCGACGGCCACCGAGGAGGGAACCCGTGAGGAGATCGGCGCGGAGGTCGTCGGGATGACCGTCTGTCCCTGCTCGCAGGGGATGTCGGCCTCCCGCGCCCGCGACGTCCTCCGGGACCTCGACATCGACGGCGAAACCATCGACGAGTTCCTCGAACAGGTCCCACAGCCCGGCCACTCCCAGCGGGGCCACGCCACGCTGACGGTCACCGCCGACGGCTCCCCCGAGGTCGACCTCATGAACCTCGTCGAGATCGCACGCGACTCGATGTCCGCGCGGATCTACAACCTCGCGAAACGCCCCGACGAGGATTATATGACGTATCACGCGCACGCGGATGCGAAGTTCGTCGAGGACTGCGTCCGGTCGATGGCCGAACAGGTCGTCGACGAGTTCGACCACCTTCCCGACGACGCCGTCGTCCGGATGAAGCAGTCCAACGACGAGTCGATCCACCAGCACAACGCCCACGCCGAGCGGGAAGTCACCGTCGGCCGGCTCCGGGCCGAACTCGACGGCCAGTTCTGACCTGCGGGGGGTTACCCGCGCGAGTCATCCTCGGCCAGCGCCGTGAGCGGGAGCGGGTCGGCCGCCTCCCACTTCGGGTCGAACATCCCGCGGACGTTCGCGGCGAACTCGGGATCCTTCAGGTCGATCACGGCGAAGGCCTCGCCCGGATCCAGCGGGTTCGGAACCTCGATACACACCTCGGCGTCGTCGATCAGCTCGAAGGTTCCCGACAGCTCCGGCGCCGTCCGGGCGGTGAAGGCGTCGTGATCCGCCAGCCGCTCGGTGTACCGACCGCCGATCCCGGCCGGCAGCGACGCGACCAGATCCGGCTCCATCAGAAGCGACACGTCGACCCCGCGGTCGACCGCCGCTTCCAGCTCCGCGGCGACCCGCTCGCCGACCGTCCCGAAGTCGAACTGCGGCGACACCCCTCCGGCAACGACCACGAGCGACCGCTCGGCGGCCGCGAGCCGTTCGACGAGGAGGTCCACCGAGGCCTCCGTTCCGACCGCCGCAGTCCAGAACTGCCCGTCGATCGGGGCGGTCGCCTCCAGGTCGGCGGTCAGTTCCTCGACTGCGGCCTCGTACTGGTCGATCCTGGCTTCGAGTTCCTCACGTTTGCTCTCCAGGAGCCGCTCTAAGCCGGTGTCGGGCTCGACGGCCGCGTACTTCTTGGGCCGCCCGGCGGTCTGGCTCCGCACCAAACTACACTGTTCCAGCCCGTTCAACACGTCGTAGATCCGGCCCATCGGCACGTCGCTCGCCTGTGACAACTCCTTTGCGGTTGTCGGTCCCGTCCGGAGCAGCGACCGGTACGCTCGTGCTTCGTACTCCGAGAGCCCGAGATCCCTGAGGTCGGTCATACGCGTCCCTCCGTCGCCGCGGACAAAAAACACACCGTCAGTTTACCGGACGTGCAGGCCGGGCGGTGTCACCCCGCGGCGCGCCCGCCGTCGGTGAGTGCCGCGACGGCGTCGAGGAGGTCCTCCGGGGTCGTCGCGTCGCGGCGGTCGGTCCCGCGGCGGACGGTCGCGACCCCCTCGGGCGGGTCGGGAGCGGCGGGGACGACGACGGCCTCGTGGTCGGCCACGCGAAGTCCAGCCCGGTGGAGGTCGCTCCCCGGATCGTCGCCGACCGCGATCACGAGATCCGGGCGGGAAAGCCGCGACGCCACCGAACCGTAGCCCGCGACCTGGACGCCGAACCGCTCGTAGGCTCCGGCGAAGGCGGCGACCGCGTCGCGGGCGGCGTCGGCGTAGTCGTCGCTTCCCCCTCCGTCGGCGTCGCCCACGACATCGACCAGTGCGGCGAGATCCAACAGTGCCTCCGCCATCTCGACGTTGCCGTCGAGCGGCCTGAGCGGCTCCGAGAGGAGGCCGACCCCCGCCGCCGGGCCGTCGCGGAACGCGCCCGCCGGCTCCCGGAGCGTCGCTATCGCCTCGTCGGCGACGGCCCGCGCGACGCCGACGAGATCGACCGCCAGGGCGTCGGGGCCGAGCACCCGCCGGGCGGCCGCGAACGCGGCGACGACCCGGGCGTGGTCCGAAAGCAGCCCCTCGGGGGGGTCCGCTCCGCCGTCCCCGACGTCGTCGGGGGCGATGTGCGACACGACGCCGTCGCGGACGAACGACTCCGCGAGGGCCCCGAGGACCCGCTCGGCGTACTCCCGGGATGCGGCGTCGTCGGTGTAGGCGGCGACCGCGAGCAGCGCCTCGGCGGCCGACGCGTTCCCCCCGGCGTAGCCCGTGAGGTCGCGGCGGGGGGCGCGCCCGTCGCCGCCGGGCGGTGCGACGCTCCCCCCGAAGGCGGTCCCGTTCCAGAGCCGGTCGATCAGGAACTCCCGGGTGCCGGTCACGGGGTCCAGCAGCGCTTCCTCGCCGGTGTAGAGGTAGCCGTTGGCGAACGCACGGATCAGGGCGGCGTTGTCCGTGAGGAGCTTCTCTCGTCGGGGGTCCGACCAGTCACGCCCCCCGGCGTACCGGAAGAACCCGCCGTCGTCGGCGTCGTACAGGGCCTCGGCG
Proteins encoded:
- a CDS encoding DUF7124 domain-containing protein — its product is MSNDASSGGGPGGGDADMTLAFELEALRNLADPNAVFNDARQWTEYVGVVSEKPTYVVTNFTRKHRIRQDFFSGPRGVIESLENVREQFDTERHVLVGTADDDAAAADAAGWEYLPFEQAADAAGWTIAGDDDSEDPFESSDRDDWP
- the mptA gene encoding GTP cyclohydrolase MptA gives rise to the protein MSHQLPDVQASQPDITVGLSQVGVTNVDKLVKIARDDKRPFVLMAEFEVFVDLPGGRKGIDMSRNMQVIDEILEDAVSEPTYRVEDMCGDVAERLLEKHDYTSTAEVRMTADFVVREDTPASELPTQSTITIVASATATEEGTREEIGAEVVGMTVCPCSQGMSASRARDVLRDLDIDGETIDEFLEQVPQPGHSQRGHATLTVTADGSPEVDLMNLVEIARDSMSARIYNLAKRPDEDYMTYHAHADAKFVEDCVRSMAEQVVDEFDHLPDDAVVRMKQSNDESIHQHNAHAEREVTVGRLRAELDGQF
- a CDS encoding TrmB family transcriptional regulator yields the protein MTDLRDLGLSEYEARAYRSLLRTGPTTAKELSQASDVPMGRIYDVLNGLEQCSLVRSQTAGRPKKYAAVEPDTGLERLLESKREELEARIDQYEAAVEELTADLEATAPIDGQFWTAAVGTEASVDLLVERLAAAERSLVVVAGGVSPQFDFGTVGERVAAELEAAVDRGVDVSLLMEPDLVASLPAGIGGRYTERLADHDAFTARTAPELSGTFELIDDAEVCIEVPNPLDPGEAFAVIDLKDPEFAANVRGMFDPKWEAADPLPLTALAEDDSRG
- a CDS encoding DUF255 domain-containing protein, translated to MTADRTHVEWREWGPAPFEEARAADRAVLLSLTATWCDSCHEMDAETYAEPRIAANVNDGFVPVRVDVDRRPRVRERYNMGGFPSTVFCTPGGDVITGAGYLGPDGMRQVLGSVREVWADRGDDAGRVPRALAGDPTPGGAVDERIESHLAGQLDEQWDERFGGWGDDAKFPLPRTVEFALKRDRQKAVQTLRAVAEALYDADDGGFFRYAGGRDWSDPRREKLLTDNAALIRAFANGYLYTGEEALLDPVTGTREFLIDRLWNGTAFGGSVAPPGGDGRAPRRDLTGYAGGNASAAEALLAVAAYTDDAASREYAERVLGALAESFVRDGVVSHIAPDDVGDGGADPPEGLLSDHARVVAAFAAARRVLGPDALAVDLVGVARAVADEAIATLREPAGAFRDGPAAGVGLLSEPLRPLDGNVEMAEALLDLAALVDVVGDADGGGSDDYADAARDAVAAFAGAYERFGVQVAGYGSVASRLSRPDLVIAVGDDPGSDLHRAGLRVADHEAVVVPAAPDPPEGVATVRRGTDRRDATTPEDLLDAVAALTDGGRAAG